The following proteins are co-located in the Paludibaculum fermentans genome:
- a CDS encoding CsgG/HfaB family protein, whose protein sequence is MKNMILRTALAGAVAFSCLAQTAPPKKKVAILDFDYGTVQGGVSAIFGGNVDIGKGIADLLVEKLVQGGVYTVYERKTLDKVMAEQNLSNSDRADAAAAAKIGKLLGVDAIIMGSITQFGRDDKETNVGGGALGGMASRYGLGGVGKKEAKAVVAISARIIGTDTAQIFAAFTGKGESKRSGASLLGSGGSYSSAAGAGYSIGSSQFANSILGEATAQAVASTATQLQGNSSAIPAHARIIEGLVADVSGNTITLNVGKKAGVALGDKFQVVKVTREIKDPATGKVIRRIEETVGWVTITDLDDLAAVGSYAGTSPLKVGDAVKTTN, encoded by the coding sequence ATGAAGAACATGATTTTGCGGACGGCGCTGGCCGGAGCAGTGGCATTCAGCTGCCTGGCACAAACGGCTCCGCCTAAGAAGAAGGTCGCGATTCTCGATTTTGATTACGGAACCGTGCAGGGCGGCGTGTCGGCGATCTTCGGCGGCAATGTCGATATCGGCAAGGGTATTGCCGATTTGCTGGTGGAAAAACTGGTGCAGGGCGGCGTTTATACGGTGTACGAACGCAAGACCCTGGACAAGGTGATGGCCGAACAGAACCTTTCCAACAGCGACCGCGCGGATGCTGCGGCGGCGGCGAAGATCGGCAAACTTCTGGGCGTGGACGCGATCATCATGGGGAGCATCACGCAGTTCGGGCGCGATGACAAGGAGACCAACGTCGGCGGCGGCGCGCTGGGGGGCATGGCTTCGCGCTACGGTCTCGGCGGCGTGGGCAAGAAGGAAGCCAAGGCAGTAGTGGCGATCAGCGCACGCATTATCGGCACGGATACGGCCCAGATTTTCGCAGCGTTCACTGGGAAAGGCGAGTCGAAGAGGTCGGGCGCGTCTCTGCTGGGCTCGGGCGGCAGCTACAGTTCGGCGGCGGGTGCGGGCTACAGCATCGGCAGTTCGCAGTTCGCGAATTCAATTCTCGGCGAGGCGACAGCGCAGGCCGTGGCCTCGACCGCGACACAGTTGCAGGGCAACTCCTCCGCGATTCCGGCGCATGCGCGCATCATCGAGGGCCTGGTGGCCGATGTCAGCGGCAACACGATTACCCTGAACGTCGGCAAGAAAGCGGGCGTCGCGCTGGGTGACAAGTTCCAGGTGGTGAAGGTGACGCGCGAGATCAAGGATCCGGCGACGGGCAAGGTGATCCGGCGGATCGAAGAGACCGTCGGCTGGGTGACCATTACCGACCTGGACGACCTGGCGGCTGTCGGCTCCTACGCGGGTACATCGCCCTTGAAAGTCGGCGATGCGGTGAAGACGACGAACTGA
- a CDS encoding ABC transporter permease, with protein MTMSTRASQAWVIARIEMRRAFFSKRALWVYLLALFPSVIFIGHAVDMKFQQRRMASGPKVSAAMIDSVSRGETDAAVLKRLGEPADDNEWNRRKYKETHAPNGQRRYEELPDLERHRHLAYSDGKRRAYLHFVNGMLESKNVRDLGNFEEDRSIFAAVFQYFYLRLAIFFGCLGIFMNLFRGEMLDKTLHFWFLFPTRREVLLLGKYMAGLTASCVIFTGGALLSYAAMLWPHGGVEMQAYWQSVGWSHVMWYGVAAVLGCVGYGSVFVAAGLLLRNPIIPAAVLLAWESINGFLPDVLQKLSVLHYLQSLCPVPAPLDSDVPPLLKMLLNPAAPSSKAGAILGLMGVTVLVLWAASKAVRRLEINYGTE; from the coding sequence ATGACGATGTCGACGCGGGCCAGCCAGGCGTGGGTGATTGCGCGGATCGAGATGCGGCGGGCGTTCTTTTCGAAGCGGGCGCTGTGGGTGTACCTGCTGGCTTTGTTCCCCTCGGTGATTTTCATCGGGCACGCGGTGGATATGAAGTTCCAGCAACGGCGCATGGCCTCGGGCCCGAAAGTTTCGGCGGCGATGATCGATAGCGTGTCGCGGGGCGAGACGGATGCGGCGGTGTTGAAACGGCTGGGCGAGCCGGCGGACGACAACGAGTGGAACCGTCGGAAGTATAAGGAAACGCACGCGCCGAACGGGCAGCGGCGCTATGAGGAGCTGCCGGATTTAGAGCGGCACCGGCACCTGGCTTACTCCGACGGCAAGCGGCGCGCGTATCTGCATTTCGTCAACGGCATGCTGGAGAGCAAGAATGTGCGGGACTTGGGGAATTTCGAGGAAGACCGGTCGATTTTCGCGGCGGTGTTCCAGTATTTCTACCTGCGGCTGGCGATCTTCTTCGGGTGCCTGGGCATCTTCATGAACCTGTTCCGGGGCGAGATGCTGGACAAGACTCTGCACTTCTGGTTTCTCTTCCCGACGCGGCGTGAGGTGCTGCTGCTGGGCAAGTATATGGCTGGTTTGACGGCGTCGTGCGTGATCTTCACGGGCGGCGCGCTGTTGTCCTACGCGGCGATGCTGTGGCCGCACGGCGGGGTGGAGATGCAGGCGTACTGGCAGAGCGTGGGCTGGAGTCATGTGATGTGGTACGGCGTGGCGGCGGTGCTGGGGTGTGTCGGGTATGGGAGTGTGTTCGTGGCGGCGGGCCTGCTGTTGCGGAATCCGATTATCCCGGCGGCGGTGCTGCTGGCCTGGGAGAGCATCAACGGGTTTCTGCCCGACGTGCTGCAGAAGCTGAGCGTGCTGCACTACCTGCAGTCGTTGTGCCCGGTGCCGGCTCCTCTGGATAGCGATGTTCCTCCGTTATTGAAGATGTTGTTGAATCCGGCGGCGCCTTCGTCAAAGGCGGGGGCGATCCTGGGGTTGATGGGGGTCACCGTGCTGGTGCTTTGGGCGGCGTCGAAGGCGGTGCGGCGGCTGGAGATTAATTACGGGACGGAGTAG
- a CDS encoding ABC transporter ATP-binding protein, whose product MSQQEVVFESVSKFYGEVLGVNRVSLRIPPGLTSLVGPNGSGKTTLMNLMMGLIHPDRGSVSVRGLSPKDPEKLMRICGYATQYDAAPRWASGFQFVTTGLELYGYSKAESEHKAWEALKRVSLTEAAHRKVAAYSKGMRQRVRLAQAIAHEPEVLVLDEPLNGLDPLVRAETIALFRDYAAMGRHVILSSHVLQEVDVISDQVVLIANGSILAEGEIRGVREEIHEHPSQFIIRCRDASKIASLLFNEEHVTEIKLNEDKLGLLVLTRNREEFARALSRIALSGHDVTSVIPADENVDALYEYLIGGGR is encoded by the coding sequence GTGAGCCAGCAGGAAGTGGTTTTCGAGAGCGTCTCGAAGTTCTATGGCGAGGTGCTGGGCGTCAACCGGGTTTCGCTGCGGATTCCGCCCGGGCTGACGAGCCTGGTGGGCCCGAACGGGTCCGGCAAGACGACGCTGATGAACCTGATGATGGGGCTGATCCATCCGGATCGCGGGTCGGTTTCAGTTCGCGGGTTGTCGCCGAAGGATCCCGAGAAGCTGATGCGGATCTGCGGGTATGCGACGCAGTATGATGCGGCTCCGCGATGGGCGTCGGGTTTCCAGTTTGTGACGACGGGCCTCGAGTTGTACGGGTATTCGAAGGCGGAGTCGGAGCACAAGGCGTGGGAAGCGCTGAAGCGCGTGAGCCTGACGGAGGCGGCGCACCGCAAGGTGGCTGCGTATTCGAAGGGCATGCGGCAGAGGGTGCGGCTGGCGCAGGCGATTGCGCATGAACCGGAAGTGCTGGTGCTGGACGAGCCGTTGAACGGGCTGGATCCGCTGGTGCGGGCGGAGACGATTGCGTTGTTCCGCGACTATGCCGCGATGGGCCGGCACGTGATCCTGTCGAGCCATGTACTGCAGGAAGTGGACGTGATCAGCGATCAGGTGGTGCTGATCGCGAATGGCAGCATTCTGGCGGAGGGCGAGATCCGCGGGGTGCGCGAGGAGATTCACGAGCATCCGAGCCAGTTCATCATCCGGTGCCGGGATGCCTCGAAGATCGCGTCGCTGCTGTTCAATGAAGAGCACGTGACGGAGATCAAGCTGAACGAGGACAAGCTGGGGCTGCTGGTGTTGACGCGCAACCGGGAAGAGTTTGCGCGGGCGCTGTCGAGGATCGCGTTGAGCGGCCACGACGTGACGAGCGTGATTCCGGCGGACGAGAACGTGGACGCCTTGTATGAGTATCTGATCGGGGGTGGGCGATGA
- a CDS encoding ABC transporter permease subunit translates to MAVYKRGYQRYQGPLTGHWARLLSLPRFSWERLFQQRLVVLLLTASLIWPLLCGMFIYLSNHLEIFASLTNNRGQDGGLAKFMEINARFFLIFMNAQSVFSVMLAAMAGPGLIAPDLANNALPLYLSRPLTRKDYVLARLLVLVGLLSTVTWIPGLTLFGIQSGMAGWSWMMDHLRMAGALLLGFFLWILMVSLVALACSAYVKWKIVAGALVLGFFFVTAGVASMVNAVFRVDWGVLLNPAKAMYVVWSDMLGADPPDGPGSLACAAALLVLVGLLGLVLERKLRPVEVIK, encoded by the coding sequence ATGGCGGTCTATAAGCGCGGATACCAGCGGTATCAGGGTCCGCTGACGGGGCACTGGGCGCGGCTGTTGTCGCTGCCGAGATTTTCGTGGGAGCGGTTATTCCAACAGAGGCTGGTAGTGCTGCTGTTGACGGCGTCGCTGATCTGGCCGCTGTTGTGCGGCATGTTCATTTACCTGTCGAACCACCTGGAGATCTTCGCGAGTCTGACCAATAACCGCGGCCAGGACGGCGGGCTGGCGAAGTTCATGGAGATCAACGCAAGGTTCTTTCTCATCTTCATGAATGCGCAATCGGTGTTCAGCGTCATGCTGGCGGCGATGGCCGGGCCGGGTTTGATTGCACCAGACCTGGCGAACAACGCGCTGCCGCTCTATCTGAGCCGGCCGTTGACGCGCAAGGACTATGTGCTGGCGCGGCTGCTGGTGCTGGTGGGGCTTTTGTCGACGGTGACGTGGATTCCGGGTCTGACGCTGTTCGGGATTCAATCGGGCATGGCTGGATGGAGCTGGATGATGGATCACCTGCGCATGGCGGGCGCGCTGCTGCTGGGGTTCTTCCTGTGGATTCTGATGGTGAGCCTGGTGGCGTTGGCGTGCTCGGCGTATGTGAAGTGGAAGATCGTGGCCGGCGCGCTGGTGCTGGGCTTCTTCTTCGTGACAGCGGGCGTGGCCTCGATGGTGAATGCGGTGTTCCGCGTGGACTGGGGCGTGCTGCTGAATCCGGCGAAGGCGATGTACGTGGTGTGGAGCGACATGCTGGGCGCCGATCCTCCGGACGGGCCCGGTTCGCTGGCATGCGCGGCGGCGCTGCTGGTGCTGGTAGGCCTGCTGGGCCTGGTGCTGGAACGCAAGCTGCGGCCGGTGGAGGTGATCAAGTGA
- a CDS encoding ABC transporter ATP-binding protein, producing MPPVIELENLRVKLGRREILKGISCRLGVAGQGRAIGLLGPNGAGKSTLIQTLLGFHQPLSGTAKIMGFDCHKQVREVRSRIGYMPESDSFISNMTAVRFLRQMGELSGLPKEIALEKAHETLFHVGLGEARYRDLGTYSLGMKQMAKLAQAIVHGPPLVILDEPTNGLDPAARQRMLRLVKEMKEDHGMNVVLCSHLLRDVEEVCDEVVILKDGVVVHEADLEAERKSNRFFVELEVSGDDSGLLEGLHKVGADGVSEGQGRWRIVLPPGVEIAVVWKVTAGEGLRVRKLTHRRDTLEEIFLRAVGHLAKTPGAAAPQEVAANGGL from the coding sequence ATGCCGCCAGTAATTGAACTCGAAAACCTAAGAGTGAAGCTGGGCCGGCGGGAGATCCTGAAGGGGATCTCCTGCCGGCTCGGCGTTGCGGGCCAGGGCCGGGCGATTGGGCTACTGGGTCCGAATGGGGCCGGGAAGTCGACGTTGATCCAGACGCTGCTGGGGTTTCACCAGCCTCTGTCGGGCACGGCGAAAATCATGGGGTTTGACTGCCACAAGCAGGTTCGGGAAGTGCGGTCGCGAATCGGCTACATGCCGGAGAGCGACTCGTTCATCTCGAATATGACGGCGGTGCGATTCCTGCGGCAGATGGGCGAGCTGTCGGGGCTGCCCAAGGAGATCGCGCTGGAGAAAGCGCACGAGACGCTGTTCCACGTGGGGCTGGGCGAGGCGCGGTACAGGGACCTGGGCACGTATTCGCTGGGCATGAAGCAGATGGCGAAACTGGCGCAGGCGATTGTGCACGGGCCGCCGCTGGTGATCCTGGACGAGCCGACGAACGGGCTGGATCCGGCGGCGCGGCAGAGAATGCTGCGGCTGGTGAAAGAGATGAAGGAAGACCACGGGATGAACGTGGTGTTGTGTTCGCACCTGCTGCGCGACGTGGAAGAGGTCTGCGACGAGGTGGTGATCCTAAAGGACGGCGTGGTGGTGCACGAGGCCGACCTGGAAGCGGAGCGGAAATCGAACCGGTTCTTCGTGGAGCTGGAAGTCTCCGGCGACGACAGCGGGCTGCTGGAAGGGCTGCACAAGGTGGGCGCCGATGGAGTGAGCGAGGGACAGGGCCGGTGGCGCATTGTGCTGCCGCCGGGCGTGGAGATCGCCGTGGTGTGGAAGGTGACGGCGGGCGAGGGGTTGAGGGTAAGAAAGCTGACACACCGGCGCGACACGCTGGAAGAGATCTTCCTGCGGGCGGTGGGACACCTGGCGAAGACGCCGGGCGCGGCAGCTCCGCAGGAGGTGGCGGCCAATGGCGGTCTATAA
- a CDS encoding FecR domain-containing protein, whose product MSEERLDQALEALRNEPVPTGEMAAAQERVLRKLMGQVPSLCMEFQAELPAYLRGELAENRRALMDDHLGRCAECRRIYAEAKGERKVVVLPAVAVRKPRPVWQRWALAASIGLVALYTGRDRIDGLLAPSGPRATLERASGQVYGLTDTAMGAGATLADGQIVRTGAGSHAVLRLADGSAVEMNERSQLFVHAAWSGATVQLDRGDVIVQAAKQRRGHLKVRTRDSEASVKGTVFAVSTGMNGSVVAVVEGAVEVDQPNFNKTLKPGEIAGSTSALSGVTAQEAVAWSAEKEKYFALLAEFSKLEKQIAALPTPAMRTQAKLVAYLPSNVMAFGAAPNISGTLEEAERLAEQRAEQNATFAEWWKSDKGQKVREMLGKVEAVMPLLGDEIGFVLAQGPAGEHDRVAFVIAEVNTGQQAAVRKALAPMVEGVNFGVNDKVVVITDNQAHLLWAMGQLGQGATSAFAAEVAQHYQRGVGWMLGLNAQAFQMSSTEKAGALTGGVPLKTVFFELRSKDGSQENEATLNFAGARAGIASWLAPAGASGASEYITSDALMAFSGSTKEPSQMFTEITNLMGTMDDKFKTHLDEAQAKLGIDIGKDLASALGTDFAVAIENASLPIPGWIAAAEVYKPGTLDGTIAKLVDAHNAELPAEYQSRKLVMGQQTIEGRLWMTIKAAGAPMTLYWTYDRGYVVMSTDLGVAQRALKTRDGGFALTRSAKFVQYMPASAGVHPSGFLWLNMKGALEGLTAVVSNDALKSIAQDRDPILVVVSGETERIRVASRTRLTSLILDGMLAGTAADASSMKLNRKIQKNAASN is encoded by the coding sequence ATGTCGGAAGAGCGTCTGGATCAAGCGTTGGAAGCACTGAGAAACGAGCCTGTGCCAACCGGGGAGATGGCAGCGGCGCAGGAGCGGGTATTGCGCAAGCTGATGGGGCAGGTCCCGTCGCTGTGCATGGAATTTCAAGCGGAGCTCCCGGCTTACCTGAGGGGTGAGCTGGCTGAGAACCGGCGGGCGTTGATGGACGATCACCTGGGGCGGTGCGCGGAATGCCGGCGCATTTACGCGGAAGCCAAAGGGGAACGGAAGGTGGTCGTCCTGCCCGCCGTGGCTGTCAGGAAGCCGAGGCCGGTGTGGCAGCGCTGGGCTCTGGCGGCGAGCATCGGGCTGGTGGCTTTGTATACGGGCCGGGACCGGATCGACGGGCTGCTGGCGCCGTCGGGTCCGCGGGCTACGCTGGAGCGGGCATCGGGCCAGGTGTACGGCTTGACCGATACGGCGATGGGCGCGGGCGCCACGTTGGCCGATGGGCAGATTGTGCGCACCGGCGCGGGGTCGCATGCGGTGCTGCGGCTGGCCGATGGTTCGGCCGTGGAGATGAACGAGCGCAGCCAGTTGTTCGTGCATGCGGCGTGGAGCGGCGCGACGGTGCAACTGGATCGCGGCGATGTGATTGTGCAGGCGGCAAAGCAGCGGCGCGGGCACTTGAAGGTGCGGACGCGCGATTCCGAAGCCTCTGTGAAGGGGACGGTGTTCGCGGTGTCGACGGGCATGAACGGCTCAGTTGTGGCCGTGGTGGAAGGCGCCGTGGAAGTGGATCAGCCGAATTTCAACAAGACGTTGAAGCCGGGTGAGATTGCGGGCTCGACCTCAGCCCTGAGTGGGGTGACGGCGCAGGAAGCGGTGGCCTGGAGCGCGGAGAAGGAGAAGTATTTCGCGCTGCTGGCTGAGTTCTCGAAGCTGGAGAAGCAGATTGCGGCGCTGCCGACGCCGGCCATGCGGACGCAGGCCAAGCTGGTGGCGTATCTGCCTTCGAACGTGATGGCCTTTGGCGCGGCTCCGAACATCTCGGGGACGCTGGAAGAGGCTGAGCGGCTGGCGGAGCAAAGAGCGGAGCAGAACGCGACGTTCGCCGAGTGGTGGAAGTCCGACAAGGGCCAGAAAGTGCGCGAGATGCTGGGCAAGGTCGAGGCGGTGATGCCGCTGCTGGGCGATGAGATCGGCTTCGTACTGGCGCAGGGTCCGGCGGGCGAGCACGACCGGGTGGCGTTTGTGATCGCGGAAGTGAACACGGGCCAGCAGGCCGCGGTGCGCAAGGCGCTGGCACCGATGGTGGAAGGCGTGAACTTCGGCGTGAACGACAAGGTGGTAGTGATCACCGACAACCAGGCGCACCTGCTGTGGGCGATGGGGCAACTGGGCCAGGGTGCTACCAGCGCCTTCGCGGCCGAGGTGGCACAGCACTATCAGCGCGGCGTGGGCTGGATGCTGGGGCTGAACGCACAGGCGTTCCAGATGAGCTCGACCGAGAAGGCGGGCGCACTGACGGGCGGAGTACCGCTGAAGACGGTGTTCTTCGAACTGCGGTCGAAGGACGGCTCGCAGGAGAACGAAGCGACGTTGAACTTCGCGGGAGCGAGAGCGGGGATTGCCTCGTGGCTGGCTCCGGCGGGGGCGTCGGGCGCATCGGAGTACATCACGAGCGACGCGCTGATGGCGTTCTCGGGTTCGACGAAGGAGCCGAGCCAGATGTTCACGGAGATCACGAACCTGATGGGCACGATGGACGATAAGTTCAAGACCCACCTGGACGAGGCGCAGGCGAAGTTGGGGATCGACATCGGCAAGGACCTGGCATCGGCGCTGGGCACGGACTTCGCGGTGGCGATCGAGAATGCGAGCCTGCCGATTCCGGGCTGGATTGCCGCGGCGGAAGTGTACAAGCCGGGCACGCTGGACGGCACGATTGCAAAGCTGGTGGATGCGCACAACGCGGAGCTGCCGGCGGAGTATCAATCGCGGAAGCTGGTGATGGGCCAGCAGACGATTGAAGGCCGGTTGTGGATGACGATCAAGGCGGCCGGGGCTCCGATGACGCTGTACTGGACCTATGACCGGGGCTACGTCGTGATGAGCACGGACCTGGGTGTGGCGCAGCGGGCGCTGAAGACGCGGGACGGCGGTTTTGCCCTGACGCGGTCAGCGAAGTTCGTGCAGTACATGCCAGCCTCGGCGGGCGTGCATCCTTCGGGCTTCCTGTGGCTGAACATGAAAGGCGCGCTGGAAGGGTTGACGGCGGTTGTTTCGAACGACGCGCTGAAGTCGATTGCACAGGACCGGGACCCGATTCTGGTGGTTGTGAGTGGAGAAACGGAACGAATCCGTGTCGCGAGTCGTACTCGATTAACGAGCCTGATTCTCGACGGGATGCTGGCCGGTACGGCAGCCGACGCAAGCTCGATGAAACTCAACCGGAAAATACAGAAGAATGCCGCCAGTAATTGA
- a CDS encoding RNA polymerase sigma factor, which produces MNPPPGFTELYNQYSAIVYKSALRVTGNTADAEDALQTVFMRVWNRADGVDPQGHPDRYFRRAATNAAIDILRSKASKAEAPLEASGPKAVKESTYLLKETLRQAVAALPKDDAEMFLLRYVEGLSNGEIAEIFNVDKARVAVKLHRIRQVLQAELGK; this is translated from the coding sequence ATGAACCCGCCACCAGGATTCACAGAACTCTACAACCAATACTCAGCCATCGTGTACAAAAGCGCTTTGCGCGTCACCGGCAATACGGCGGATGCGGAAGATGCGCTGCAAACCGTCTTCATGCGGGTGTGGAACCGGGCTGACGGCGTGGATCCACAGGGGCATCCCGACCGGTATTTCCGGCGGGCGGCGACGAACGCGGCGATCGACATTTTGAGATCGAAGGCATCGAAGGCGGAGGCTCCGCTGGAAGCGAGCGGGCCGAAGGCGGTGAAGGAATCCACCTATCTCTTAAAGGAGACGCTGCGGCAGGCCGTGGCGGCACTGCCCAAGGACGACGCCGAGATGTTCCTTTTGCGGTATGTGGAAGGGCTCAGCAATGGGGAAATTGCGGAGATCTTCAATGTGGACAAGGCGAGGGTGGCGGTGAAGCTGCACCGCATCCGGCAAGTGTTGCAGGCGGAACTCGGGAAGTAA
- a CDS encoding FAD-dependent oxidoreductase translates to MSRIAFLLFVATACHAQVDVLIVGGSSSGIGAAIGAARLGGSVLLVEDTPVLGGMLSNGISNIDSYSYESLSGVFDEFRQQVRAHYGYSGPLPPHKASHVDGHSFAAHQAEAGGRWEPHVAARIFQQMAARYPNLQIRYRTVATGVVMDGRRIVGVHFEDEKGQKSTVLAKVVVDATHEGDIAAWAGAPYRVGREARSPLEPHAGHMFFYNATNEILPGSTGRQDQAIPSSGLRVCIKKYPSGAPLVARPAGYDPEQFKYSSKGLSTEVPGEKFEMNVNPIGNEIQELNWTWPEGSLAERRRLYELHKNRALSYLYYLQHDLGRTDLGLADDEFVDNGNLPYRVFIREARRVEGEVMMTEADINPFLSGNTWLTPFRPDSIAVGEYPIDAKPVRPKTDFTKPDKGEGDFYLIDVTTAFQVPYGAMVPKQVEGLLVPTALSATHVSFSAVRMDPTWTVLGQAAGVAAALSAKTQVSPRQLAVSKVQSELLRQKARLVFYWDLPLDHPAFEAIETLSLRGSFRGFPDRTFHPDASLTRAQAAALIVKHFGLWPSVSGHHFTDVPYTHWAFRDVETLHDQHVLELLGLPPLWPQAGPYRGPVHAGFAKPATARQFLPDQLVTSQEWRNLLNRFRSNSLPPLPPGPVSRARAALDLYSLPVQEGVNP, encoded by the coding sequence ATGTCTCGCATCGCGTTTCTGCTCTTTGTGGCCACGGCCTGCCACGCCCAGGTCGATGTCCTGATCGTCGGCGGCAGCAGTTCCGGCATCGGAGCCGCCATCGGAGCCGCCCGGCTCGGCGGTTCCGTCCTCCTGGTCGAAGACACCCCCGTCCTGGGCGGCATGCTCTCCAACGGCATCTCCAACATTGATTCCTACTCCTACGAGTCGTTGAGCGGCGTCTTTGATGAGTTCCGTCAACAGGTTCGGGCGCACTACGGCTACTCGGGGCCTCTTCCTCCGCACAAAGCCTCCCATGTCGATGGACATTCGTTCGCGGCCCATCAGGCCGAAGCCGGAGGCCGCTGGGAGCCCCACGTCGCCGCCCGTATCTTCCAGCAGATGGCCGCCCGGTACCCCAATCTCCAGATCCGCTATCGCACTGTCGCCACGGGAGTTGTCATGGACGGCCGGCGCATCGTCGGGGTCCATTTCGAAGACGAAAAAGGTCAGAAGAGCACCGTCCTGGCGAAGGTCGTGGTCGACGCCACGCATGAAGGCGACATCGCCGCCTGGGCCGGCGCACCCTATCGTGTTGGCCGGGAAGCCCGCTCTCCGCTCGAGCCGCATGCCGGCCACATGTTCTTTTACAACGCCACCAACGAGATCCTGCCGGGCTCGACCGGACGCCAGGATCAGGCGATTCCGTCGTCCGGTTTGCGGGTCTGTATCAAAAAGTACCCTTCCGGTGCACCCCTCGTCGCTCGCCCCGCCGGCTACGATCCCGAGCAGTTCAAGTACAGCTCAAAGGGTTTATCTACAGAGGTTCCTGGCGAAAAGTTCGAGATGAACGTGAACCCGATCGGCAACGAGATCCAGGAGCTGAACTGGACCTGGCCGGAGGGTTCCCTCGCGGAGCGCCGGAGACTCTACGAACTCCACAAGAATCGGGCACTCAGCTATCTCTACTATCTGCAGCACGATCTCGGCCGGACTGATCTGGGGTTGGCCGACGACGAGTTCGTCGACAACGGGAATTTGCCCTACCGGGTATTTATCCGCGAGGCGCGGCGGGTTGAGGGGGAGGTCATGATGACCGAAGCCGACATCAACCCCTTCCTGAGCGGCAACACCTGGCTGACGCCCTTCCGGCCGGACAGCATCGCCGTCGGGGAGTACCCCATCGACGCCAAGCCGGTCCGGCCCAAGACGGACTTCACGAAGCCGGACAAGGGCGAGGGCGACTTCTATCTGATCGACGTAACCACCGCGTTCCAAGTGCCTTACGGAGCGATGGTCCCCAAACAGGTGGAGGGGCTGCTGGTGCCCACGGCGCTCTCCGCGACCCACGTGTCGTTCTCGGCCGTCCGCATGGATCCCACCTGGACGGTCCTTGGCCAAGCCGCCGGCGTCGCGGCCGCGCTTTCCGCCAAAACACAGGTCAGCCCGCGCCAACTGGCTGTCAGCAAAGTACAAAGCGAGTTGCTCAGGCAGAAGGCCCGGCTGGTTTTCTACTGGGATCTTCCGCTGGATCACCCCGCGTTCGAGGCGATCGAGACGCTCTCGCTGCGCGGTTCCTTCCGCGGCTTCCCGGATCGGACCTTCCACCCCGACGCTTCGCTCACCCGGGCCCAGGCCGCCGCACTGATTGTAAAGCACTTCGGGCTCTGGCCCAGCGTCAGCGGCCATCATTTTACGGACGTCCCATATACGCATTGGGCGTTCCGTGATGTCGAGACGCTGCACGACCAGCACGTGCTGGAATTGCTGGGCCTGCCGCCGCTGTGGCCCCAGGCCGGTCCCTATCGCGGCCCTGTTCACGCCGGCTTTGCCAAGCCGGCTACTGCTCGTCAATTTCTTCCGGATCAACTAGTTACGTCACAAGAGTGGAGAAACTTGTTGAACCGTTTCCGCTCCAATTCGCTACCTCCACTGCCTCCCGGCCCAGTCTCGCGGGCGAGGGCGGCGCTGGATCTCTATTCACTGCCCGTTCAAGAGGGAGTCAATCCATAA